A section of the Zavarzinella sp. genome encodes:
- a CDS encoding FecR domain-containing protein: MNRFDDDLLISYLADCLSAEDRRAVEQRLKTDAEFAERCIVFSRNEAIIAEWQRTQGGQSHTFQVGKFSHRLQRRTAPALGAISAAIVLGLCIYLFAFNPKQTTTDSVVEVAPTPIATVEELFGEAFVVNDDGTESSVHVGSSILSGQAFRTDEISGAVLLFPNHRRVEIGTETSVRLIKRLNDAELQVYYGMIFGTEADNSQDPLRVTTPTAVLDVAGSFVSAIDANHTSVEAGSGNVQMTELSSGHKIDIPTGKFAVTRRTNQRKTTYEASPPKITQPERIISHPKMAVRRISIHPNEPMLASLMWDSKLKFFHLDQPQDLREITVPNQKNLNYLQFSPTGDQIAVAGNEKFVTIMDRTSGLQTATSEKYKTDIHAFAYSPDARQLAVGSWLKNNLYGIRFLNAQTAAPIQSVSLGSSALDQIEYSPNGRYFATSERNGQVKLWASADRTAFAVPAKHGDGRTIIDFSPESDLLVSAGRDRTLSIWSIADHRNVFTSDVLPHEVHALKISPNGLQMAVAMGPFVWVYDLRTMTVLCNYVLHRYKVTDVAFSPDGKLVISSGTDGRICLWAAPPANALPPEL, encoded by the coding sequence ATGAACCGTTTTGATGATGATTTACTGATCAGCTATCTGGCAGATTGTTTATCTGCCGAGGATCGCCGCGCGGTAGAACAGCGACTGAAAACGGACGCAGAATTCGCTGAACGGTGCATCGTTTTTTCCCGAAATGAAGCCATTATTGCGGAGTGGCAACGCACCCAGGGTGGGCAATCCCACACTTTCCAGGTGGGCAAATTTTCTCATCGCCTGCAGCGTCGGACTGCGCCCGCATTGGGAGCCATTTCCGCAGCGATTGTGCTGGGTCTATGTATTTACCTGTTTGCATTCAATCCCAAACAGACTACGACAGATTCTGTGGTAGAAGTGGCCCCCACGCCAATTGCGACCGTGGAAGAACTTTTTGGTGAAGCATTTGTCGTAAACGACGATGGCACTGAGAGTTCCGTTCACGTCGGCAGTTCGATTCTGTCTGGTCAGGCTTTTCGCACCGATGAGATCAGTGGTGCCGTGTTGCTTTTCCCGAACCACCGACGGGTGGAGATTGGCACTGAAACATCGGTACGATTAATCAAGCGTCTGAATGATGCTGAACTACAAGTTTACTACGGGATGATTTTCGGTACCGAAGCGGACAATTCACAAGATCCATTACGAGTAACAACGCCCACTGCCGTCCTGGATGTGGCGGGGTCGTTCGTTTCTGCAATTGATGCCAACCACACCAGCGTGGAGGCGGGTAGTGGTAACGTACAGATGACGGAATTGAGCAGTGGCCACAAAATTGACATTCCTACAGGAAAATTTGCGGTCACCAGACGCACCAATCAGCGGAAAACAACTTACGAAGCCTCCCCACCGAAAATTACCCAGCCAGAACGGATCATCTCGCATCCAAAAATGGCAGTGCGACGAATCTCAATCCACCCCAACGAACCCATGCTGGCATCGCTGATGTGGGACAGTAAATTAAAATTCTTTCATCTCGATCAGCCACAGGATCTGCGTGAAATTACGGTTCCGAACCAGAAGAATCTGAATTATTTGCAGTTTTCGCCCACGGGCGATCAGATTGCGGTGGCAGGAAATGAGAAATTTGTCACAATTATGGATCGCACTTCTGGTCTGCAGACCGCAACCAGCGAAAAATACAAAACCGACATCCATGCATTTGCTTATTCACCTGACGCACGCCAACTGGCTGTGGGCAGCTGGCTCAAGAACAATCTGTACGGCATTCGCTTTCTGAATGCCCAGACAGCCGCCCCCATTCAATCGGTTTCGTTGGGTAGTAGTGCCCTGGATCAGATTGAATACAGTCCCAACGGGCGGTATTTTGCCACTTCGGAGCGTAATGGCCAAGTGAAACTGTGGGCAAGTGCCGACCGTACGGCGTTTGCGGTGCCTGCCAAACATGGTGATGGCCGAACCATCATTGATTTCAGCCCCGAAAGTGACCTGCTTGTCTCTGCGGGGCGGGATCGAACACTATCAATCTGGTCAATCGCCGACCACCGCAACGTTTTTACCAGTGATGTTCTCCCACACGAGGTGCACGCCCTGAAAATATCTCCCAACGGGTTGCAAATGGCAGTCGCCATGGGCCCATTTGTGTGGGTGTACGACCTTCGAACTATGACCGTTCTGTGCAATTATGTGCTGCACCGCTACAAAGTGACCGATGTTGCCTTTTCACCCGATGGTAAACTGGTCATCAGTTCTGGCACTGATGGCAGGATCTGCCTGTGGGCTGCCCCACCTGCGAACGCACTGCCACCTGAGTTGTAG